The genome window CAGTCGCACTGAAGAAAATGAAAGGCTCGCTGGCCGCCTACGCTTAAAACCCGCAGGCAACAGTGAACAAAAAAGGCGCTCCTCGGAGCGCCTTTTTTATGTCTGTCTTCTTTACGTTTTCTCTGCCAGCAGGGTTTTCAAATCCTGCACGATAGGATCAATACCCTGGCCGTGGCGTATGAATAAGCGGATGCGACCTTGCGGGTCAAACACATAGCTACCCGCGGTGTGATCGACGGTATAACTACCCGGGGTCTTGCCCGGCACTTTTTGATAAAACACTTTGAATTCTTTCGCCACTTTCTCAGTCTCTGCGAGGTCACCGCGCAAGCCGAGGAAGCGTGGATCAAAAGCCGGTACATATTGCGCCAGCAAGGCGGCGGTATCACGCTCAGGATCAACGGTAACAAACAAGACCTGCACCCGGTCTGCATCCGGCCCCAGTGCCTTCATGACATTCGACATTTCCATCATGGTCGTCGGGCACACATCAGGACATTGTGTGAAACCGAAGAATACGACAACTGCCTTGCCTTTGAAATCAGCCAGCGTGCGCAACTTGCCATTGTGATCGTGCAGCGAAAATTCCTTCGCATATCCGAGCCCTGTCAGGTCG of Janthinobacterium sp. Marseille contains these proteins:
- a CDS encoding SCO family protein, which translates into the protein MRFRSLLVICAALFALTACSDKAKQVAFNNTDLTGLGYAKEFSLHDHNGKLRTLADFKGKAVVVFFGFTQCPDVCPTTMMEMSNVMKALGPDADRVQVLFVTVDPERDTAALLAQYVPAFDPRFLGLRGDLAETEKVAKEFKVFYQKVPGKTPGSYTVDHTAGSYVFDPQGRIRLFIRHGQGIDPIVQDLKTLLAEKT